One genomic window of Sodaliphilus pleomorphus includes the following:
- a CDS encoding cupin domain-containing protein produces the protein MKEVKKIAEGKNFSAVDFGKLNELGDYVLSMGDIKIPGKVFGGQALGTKGAEFSFQIYAPGQEGGFYHTHKTHEELYFVLSGKGEYQVDGENIPLQEGSVVRVSPKGKRTIHNNGTEPMVVLCVQYRETPFTQDDAADGVILNDQVKW, from the coding sequence ATGAAAGAGGTTAAAAAAATTGCTGAAGGCAAGAACTTCAGTGCAGTAGATTTCGGTAAGTTGAACGAGTTGGGTGACTATGTCTTGTCTATGGGCGATATAAAGATTCCCGGCAAGGTGTTTGGCGGACAGGCTCTCGGCACCAAAGGCGCTGAGTTCTCTTTTCAGATTTACGCTCCTGGTCAGGAAGGCGGTTTCTATCACACGCATAAAACCCACGAAGAACTCTATTTCGTTCTCAGCGGCAAAGGAGAATATCAGGTTGACGGCGAGAACATTCCTTTGCAGGAAGGCAGTGTGGTGCGCGTCTCTCCAAAGGGCAAACGCACCATTCACAACAACGGCACTGAGCCGATGGTGGTGCTCTGCGTGCAGTACCGTGAGACGCCTTTCACGCAGGACGATGCTGCCGATGGCGTTATCCTGAATGACCAGGTGAAATGGTAA
- a CDS encoding winged helix-turn-helix transcriptional regulator has translation MIRNQVVDPLFSQCPVRNVLSRIGDRWSLLVLLALHDKAEAMRFSEIGKAIPDVSQKMLTATLRNLEADDLVSRTIFPEVPPRVEYKLTKRGLTLIPLLNQLVDWSLENMGAIIRHRKKYAM, from the coding sequence ATGATCAGAAATCAGGTAGTCGACCCGTTATTTTCCCAATGTCCGGTCAGAAACGTACTTTCTCGTATCGGTGACCGCTGGTCATTGCTTGTGCTGCTTGCCCTGCATGATAAAGCAGAAGCCATGCGCTTCAGCGAGATTGGCAAGGCTATACCCGATGTGTCACAGAAGATGCTCACTGCAACGTTGCGTAATCTGGAGGCAGACGATCTTGTGTCGCGGACCATCTTTCCCGAGGTGCCGCCGCGTGTGGAATACAAACTGACAAAGCGCGGATTGACGCTCATCCCGCTACTCAACCAATTGGTGGATTGGTCGTTGGAAAACATGGGTGCCATCATAAGGCACCGAAAGAAATATGCAATGTAG